Genomic DNA from Turicibacter faecis:
GGCGATTTTCTTAAAAATGTTTTATCTTTCGCAATTAAACTACTCGACACATAATGAACGCATGCTTTAAATTTAAATCCGAGGGAAGCACGCGGGTTTTTCATATCTTCCATTCGGATAAACGCAAATCCTCGTGGGTTTTTCACATATTGTTTAAACATGTTTAACGACGATCCATCTTCCATATATTCAACCACACAGACAATTTCATTTAATGTCACTAGTTCATATTCCTCGTCGAGTTTGGCATATTTATACCCAAGTCCTACGTATTTTTCTCCCTCAAAAATCGGATACGGGTTCTTTTTCATTAAATCTGTACGATAAATGAGTTTTTTATCGCCACGTAATTGGTATTTATGATAAAGGTCCCAGTAAGTTGATTGTTTAACATTATCAGGAAATCTATCTCCTAAAACTTCTATGTCGCTATATCCATCAAGTGCTGCAATTCCAGCAAGTTTTGGATTTTTATTTTTTTGCCAACACTCAATGATTTTTTCAATCGCCCAATCTGTTAAGTAGTCATCTGAATCGATACAAACGTTTAATTCAGTCTCCATCAATTCGTAAGCCGTGTTATGGGCCCCGTGCATTCCTTGGTTTTGTTGGTAGTGGTATTGAATTGGAATTTCATTTTGTTCAATCCACGTGCTCACTAGTTCTTTCGTATGATCGGTTGAGCCATCATCGATAATTAACCAAACGAAATCTTTTGATGTTTGACGCTTTAAACTTTCGTAGCATTTGTGTAGCGTATAGGCACGATTGTACGCGGGTGTGAATACTGTTAAAGTTGCCATTTTATTTTCCCCTTTTTATCCTTTATAAAATTCTAAATAAAATTTGAGTAGTTCCGCTGAACTTTGATTACTGCTGTACCCCTTTTGAGTTAGGATATCAGTATAATCTTTTTTATCATAATTAAGGGATAGAATTTTTTCTGCCCATTGGCTTGCGCCCTCATTTAAATCGATGAATTCAACCTCGCCACATAGGTTTGCTTCTGAGGTCACCCCTGTCGATGTCACACATTTTAAACCTGAGGCTTGTGCTTCTACTAAGACAACAGGAAGTCCTTCAAATAAAGAGGGAAATAGAAAGAGGTCCATCGCCTGCATGAGGGATTTGATATCCTTTCGTAATCCAAGGAAACGAACTTTGTTCTCAAGCCCCATTTCTTTTACCTTCTCTTTTATCTTATCCTCTAGGTATCCCTCTCCAACTAATAAAAGTACTGCTTTATCACATCGTTTTTGAATTTCATTAAATACCTCAATTAAAAAGTCATGATTCTTCTGAGGGTTAAATCTTCCCACGTGACCAATTACAAATTCATCCGTCAAATTCAGATTGCGTCGTGTTTCCTCGCGAATTAACGGGTTCATTTTAAAATCGTCTAAAT
This window encodes:
- a CDS encoding glycosyltransferase family 2 protein → MATLTVFTPAYNRAYTLHKCYESLKRQTSKDFVWLIIDDGSTDHTKELVSTWIEQNEIPIQYHYQQNQGMHGAHNTAYELMETELNVCIDSDDYLTDWAIEKIIECWQKNKNPKLAGIAALDGYSDIEVLGDRFPDNVKQSTYWDLYHKYQLRGDKKLIYRTDLMKKNPYPIFEGEKYVGLGYKYAKLDEEYELVTLNEIVCVVEYMEDGSSLNMFKQYVKNPRGFAFIRMEDMKNPRASLGFKFKACVHYVSSSLIAKDKTFLRKSPLKGLTLLAFPFGCLLYLYVIKRAK
- a CDS encoding glycosyltransferase family 1 protein, translated to MEPIRILQVVTAMNRGGLETMLMNYYRKLDKGLYQFDFLVHRQERGDYDDEIEELGGKIYRLSSIRPGHYKKYFKELDDFFSKHQEYRVVHAHINENSGFALRAAKKYGVPCRIAHSHLADLKLDYKYPFRWYGRRYLKPNANYYYACSDQAGQWLFGGMVEKSQIKVLPNAVDLDDFKMNPLIREETRRNLNLTDEFVIGHVGRFNPQKNHDFLIEVFNEIQKRCDKAVLLLVGEGYLEDKIKEKVKEMGLENKVRFLGLRKDIKSLMQAMDLFLFPSLFEGLPVVLVEAQASGLKCVTSTGVTSEANLCGEVEFIDLNEGASQWAEKILSLNYDKKDYTDILTQKGYSSNQSSAELLKFYLEFYKG